In Brevibacterium pigmentatum, the sequence CGGCAGAAGCCAAAGGCTCCGACGAGGCGACCTCTGAATACGCCGTGGCCGACGGAATCCTCACCGTCTCCAGCCCGGCAGTCGGCGATCTGTCCGACTCACTGAACAAGGTCGTCGACGGTACGAGCGGCACGCTCGAAGACGTCATTGCCAAAGAGGGCCTGGCCGACAAACTCGGCAACGCCGGCATCAACGTGAAGACCGGACTTGCCGACATCGAACTCGGCGGCGAGAACACCACCGTCAACGTCGAGGCTCAGGACGCCCTCAACAGCGTCGTCGAGAACGTCGTCAACGAGAAGCTCGAAGACAAGTCGGGCATCGTCTCGATCGACCTCAAGAACGGCGACATCAAGATCGATCTCGCCAAGGTCGTCAAGGGTGAGAACGGCGAGGACCTCAACAGCCTCGATCCCAACACCCAGGTGCTGACCTCCGAGACCATCGGGAAAATCACCGACGCAGTCGCCGACGCACTCGGCAGCCTCTCCGGCAAGCTCAACGAAACCCTCAAAGATGCTCTGAACGATGTTCGCGTCGAGGTTTCGCTGCCGGCCAAGGCCACGGCAGTCGGAGTTCCCGCAGCTGACGGCAAGGTCAACATCGACGCCACCCTGGGTCAGCTCGCCGGCACCGGCGAAGGCGATCCCAAGGTCACCACCGACCTTAAGCTCGCTGGAATCGACGTCGGAGAGCTCCTGAACTCCATCACCGGACCGCTGCTTGAGAAGCTCACCGCAGTGACCAAGCCCCTCATCGGCCCGATCCTCGATGCTACGGCCGACGAGGTCTCCGGCAATGTCACCGAGATCGTCGATCCGCTGCTGTCCGACCTCGACCCAGTCTTCGAAGGGCTCAACCAGGTTGTCGATCTGACGATCAATGAGCAGCCGACGAAGCGGGACCCTGCTGAAGACAGCAACGTCAAGGGCACCGACTCAGACGGCTTCACCGTCAACGCGGTCAGCCTCGAGCTCCTCCCGAACACAGGTGGAACGCAGACGCAGGCAGCGAACGCTGTGGCCGACATCAACCTGGCGTCCTCCTCGGTTCGGGCAACCGCTGCCGACGATGCTCCCGGCGATGACTCGGCAACCGCTGACGCCGACGACTCGGCTTCTGCCACCGCTGACGCCGACGACTCCGCATCCGCCGATGCGAACGACTCAGCTTCGGCCACCGCAGACGCCGACGACTCAACTTCTGCCGATGCGAACGATGCAGCATCCGCCACCGCTGATGCCAACGATGCAGCATCCGCCTCGGCTGATGCCGATGACGCTGCTGCTGCCAATGATTCAGCGAATGCGTCCGCCGATGCTGACGACTCCGCCTCGGCAACTGCCGATGCAGACGATTCGGCTTCCGCGTCCGACGATGCGAATGCCGCTGCTTCGAGCAACGACGAAGCCAACGCTTCGGCCGATTCCGACGTCAACGCCAACGCCTCGGCGGCTGTTGACGGCGGCGGCGATCTGCCCCGCACCGGTGCCAACGGCACCCTGGCACTCGGAGGGCTTGCCGCGCTCCTCGTCGCCGGTGGTGCAGTGGCGGTCTACATGACCCGTCGTCACCGCGCAGGTCTCTGAGATCTGAGCATGTGAACGTCGAAACGGCGGGGTCGGAGTGAGAACTCCGACCCCGCCTTTTGCGTGCCCGCCGTTTGCGTGCCCGCCCTCTGCGTCGACTTCGCGCCAAAGCCAGCCGGCGATGTTCGCGCGCCCTACAACCCGCGCCCGGCCTCCCACGGCTCGTCGGAGGCCCCGGTGATCAGAGCGTTGACCGACATGGCCTGCGCATCGGTGAACGAAGCGATGTAGTCCACGACCGCCCGCGCCCGACCACGCCGCACGATCCCGGCCGCGCCTTCCTGCCCCAGCGCCGAAGGGTTGCGCGCATACAGGTCCGAATACTCCTGCGTGGCCGCCTCGACGGAATCGACCAGACGCCGGGGAATCCGCGTCGCCTCGTCCGGGTCGAGCAGCCACTCATGGAATCCCTCGACCAGGGACGCGATGATCCGCGTCTGCCCGCGCTGATACACGGCCAGGTCAGACCGTTCGAGCACGAACCGCGAATGCACGAACTTGAGCACCACGACGTCGTGCCAAGCCTCCTGACTCAGCCGCACATGACCGCTGCGGACATGCGGGTCCGGGTCGACGACGATGGACGCCTGCAGACGGTCGATCCACCGCCGAGTGAAGCCGGTGACCGCCCGATCCGCCTCCAGTCCCCCGTCGTAGGGAACGCCGAGCAGTCCCTCGACGAGATCCCGGTTGACCCGCTCCACCGATTCCCGGAACGCCTCCTCCGATGCGATCCACGGATCCTTCTCCTGCGTATGCCTCCGGATCGCCTCAAGCGCATGCCCGGGCCGCCGCCGATCCAGCTCGGAAGAATCGAGCGCCGCCAGTTCTCGGCAGTCGCGCAGCCACCGCCCGAGCTCGGCGGACACTGCCGTGTACTGCAGCACGTTCGACCGGTAGAAATCGTCGAGATCGTGCACGGCATAGGCAATATCGTCGGCGACATCCATGACCGCGCACTCGAGCGTCTGCTGATACTTTTCGATCGCCGGGAACGCCGAAAGCACGTCCGCCATCTCCTCGAGCTCGGTGGCATAGGCGGAAAACTTCATCGCTCCCTCGCCGACATCGTCACCGACCCCGCGCGGCATCCGCGCCGCCGACGACGCCCGATCGCCGAACCATTCCCCGCGCTCCCACGGATATTTGAGCACCGCGGCCCGAACCGCGCGCGTGAGGTTGAGACCGCGCGCCGTTGCCTCGCAACTGTCGAGGGCGGTGAGAATCCGAAACGTCTGCGCATTCCCCTCGAACCCGTCATCGAGGCGCAGCACCTGCCGCGACACCCGGTCGAGTTCCTTCTCGCCGAGGTGGCCGAACGGCGGGTGTCCCAGATCGTGGGCGGCCGCGGCCGCCTGCACGACAACAGGATCACACCCGCCGAGGCGGCTGACCGTATCCCGGGTCGCTTCGTCGGCGTTGTTCAACGTGATCGCGATCGACCGGGCCACCGCGGAGACCTTGAGCGAATGGGTCAGCCGGTTGTGGATGACCGTGCCCGACCCTGCCTGCGGGATGACCTGGGTGACCGAGGCCAGGCGGGAGAAGAACGGGGAGAACCGGATTCGTTCGATATCGACGCGGAACTCGTCCTCTCCGGGGCGGGCCTCCTCGGCGACATTGCGATCGCGACCACCGGACAAGTGAAATCTCTGGCGTTCCATGAACTCAGACTACCGATTCCGCACCCTGAAGACCCTCTATTGCTACCTGACGGGGGCCCAGCAACCTGGCGCGAGGTTGCTGGGCCGCCGTCAGGTAGCAATAGGGACCCTTGAGACTCAGATCACAGCATCGTAAGGTGAAGATACCTATAGGAGGTGGTCACAATGACCGGAGTCAATGAAGATTTCTACCAGCCCCAGACCCATCCCGGCGACATCATCGACGTCGAGGACGAAGAGACCGGTGAGATGGTCAAGCACATGATCTACCTCGATGAGTTCGGCAACGGCACGAAGACGCGACCGTTGAGCGAAGAAGAGCTCAAAGACCTCGACGACGCCTGAGTCTTCCCTCGCCGAGGCGGCTTCCCCACTTCCCGTCTCACCAGCGGGCGCGCACGGTCTCGGTTGGACCGTCGACTTCGGTGAAACCTGCGTCGATGACGCTGATCTGCTGGTCGTTCGCCGCCCACGCGTCCTTCGTCGCAGTCTGCACGCGCAGACTGAACCCCGACTCACGCCAACGGTCCCGCACATCGTCGGGCATCTGCTCGAACGCCAGCTGCGCTGCGTGTCCGCATTGCGCGGCGGCCTTACCGGTCGTCAGCGTCAGCTCGGGAGAGAGCTCGATCGTCACGACTGCCTCGGCGGCGGGGATCGAGGATTCGCCCTCATCCGGGAATTCGGTGCCGCCGACCTGGAGCTTCTTCAGCTCAGTCGGCAGAGGTTCGACGGGTCCGGGGGCGAACACGAGCGCCTCGGCGGGAGCGAAATCGTCGGTGCCGCCGAAGGTCACGCTCACACACCCGAGGGCGCGTGCGTCCTCAAGCTTCTTCCCGTCACCACGGCGCACGACCTTGCGGATGGCTCCGTCACGCCAGTATTCAACGGCCTCGTTCCAGTCCCCGCCCGGCTGTGAGCGCGGATCGTCGAGGAAGGTCACGACGGCGCGGGAGGTGGCCTCGAGGACGTCGATGTGGCGGGCGATGGCGGCCTTGGACCGGCGCACGACGATCGGCAGGGACCACGGGATATCGTGGTCGGTTTCGTGTCGGCGCATGTGTTCGGTCACGGGTTCGCTCCTGCAGTGTCTTCGGCGGTGAAGGACTGGTGTCACAGTCCCCTTGTCATAACAGCGACGGTCGGCGGATATTCCGGATCTTCGCAGGTGAGTCCTACCGTGGCCGCCGCCGCTGGCCTCGCTAAGCTGGGAATCATTGCCGCCGACCAAGAATGAGGCTGATGATTCCCGGCGTGACCGTCGACCCCGCGCTCACCGAAGCGCTGCTGGCCACTATTCCTGCCGACATCGTGGCATCGATGTCGCCACAGATGCGCGAGGTCATGGCCGTCCAGGCCACTCGGGCCGACGAATGCCGCAAGGCTGGCGAAGATTTCGCCTCTGCCGCCGGTGACCTCTCCCCTGCCGCTCGATCCTTGGCCGCCAAACGCGCCGAATACCGGACCGAACGCACGCTGTGGAACGAAGGTGGCCCGACCATGGCCCGCACCGATGATCACCACATCCGCACCGCCGGGATCGACGTTCCGATCCGCATCCATCGCCCCTCCATCGAGGCGGCCCTGCCCGGTCTCCTGTTCCTCCACGGCGGTGGGTTCAGCCTCGGCGACCTCGATACACATGACCGGATCATGCGCGTGCTCGCCGCTGCCGGCGGTTTCGCCGTGATCGGAGTCGACTATTCGCTGTCGCCGGAGGTGAAGTTCCCACAGGCGCTGCACGAGTGTGCCGGGGTCGTCGACCACCTCGCCGGCCACGGTGAGGATTTGGGCATCGACGGCACACGTCTGGCCATCTCCGGAGATTCTGCCGGGGCGGTTCTCACCCTCGGCGCAGGTCTGCTTCTGCGCGATGAACCGGAGACCATCGGGGCGAGTCCCGCGAGCTTCTCGGCTCTGCGCGCCCTCCTGCCCATCTACGGCAGCCACGGTCTCATCGACTCGGCCAGTCGCAGGCTCTACGGCGGCGACTGGGACGGCATGGGCATCCACGACCTCAGCAACCTCCTCGACGACTACCTGCCGACCCCGGAGGACGAACATTCACCGTTCGTCGCGCACCTCACCGCCGATCTGTCCGGTCTGCCGCCGGTATTCGTCGCGGCCGCCGGGCTCGATCCGCTGCGCGATGACTGCCGGGCATTGGCCAGGACCCTGCAGCGGGCAGGCAACGACGTCCGCTTCGAGGAGTATCCGCATGTGCTCCATTCGTTCCTCCACTTCGGTCGGATCCTCGACGACACAACCACGGTGCTCCACAACGCTGCGGCTTTCGCTGCACACCATCTGAACTGATTCGTGCGGTCGGCGCCCAGCGGACGCCGACGAGACGGGCTTCCGGTCAGCGGCCCGTGGCCTGGTTCCTCGGCCCCGAGTTGCTGTGACTGCGGTCAGCAGGACGCCCCTGGCTGCCGTGAGTGCGGTCAGCAGGACGCCCCTGGCTGCCGCGATCCGAACGACCGCCTCCCGTCGGCCGTCGGAACAGCACGTCTGCGTCACCGTCGGACTGCCGTTGCCGCTCGCGTTCGATCTCGGCGTCGAACTCGGCGCCGAGGAGCAGCGAGAGGTTGACCATCCACACCCAGACGAGCCCGACGATCACTCCCCCGATCGACCCATAGGTGACGTTGTAGCTGCTGAAATTGTTGATGTAGAGCACGAAGCAGGCCGAGACGGCAAGCAGCACGAACATGGCGACGAACGCACCGAGGCTGACCCACCGGAACTTCGACCGCCTGACGTTCGGGGTCACGTAGTAGAGCAGGGCGATGAGCAGCATGACGAAGAAGACGAAGACCGGCCATCTGACCACGTTCCAGATCAACAAAGCAGTCGCGCCCATTCCGATGAGCTCGCCGAGCGTTTCGGCGATGGGCCCGGACAGCACGAGCAGCAGCCCCAGAGCGGCCAGGACGATAAGCGTGACCACGGTCATCAGGAGCATGAGCGGCTTGAACTTCCAATACGGTCTGGTCTCCTCGACCCGGTAGACAGCGTTCAGGGCACGACCGAGCGCGCCGATGTATTTCGACGATGACCAGATCGCCAGCAGCAGGCTGCCGATGAGGGTGACTCCGGCCGAAGACGACTCGGTGAGTTCGACGATGAGCGGGCGGATCGCCGAGGCCGCCTCGGCCGAGACTCCGTGGACCAGGGAGAGCACCGCCTTCGTGGTCGACTCGGCTTCCCCGACCACGCCGAGCAGTGACACCATGGCGAGGATCGCCGGGGCAGCAGAGAGCAGAGCGTAGAAGCTCAGCCCGGCAGCTCTGTCGAGGCACTCGTCGTCGCGCAGACGCCGAAGCGCGCCCCTGACGATCTCCAATCGGTTCAACCGTGGCCCGGCCCTTCTCAACGCTGTCCCACTCTGTAGTCTTTGGCCGTATGGATCATCGCATTGAGAGTCGCGATGACCGGCACGGAGAAGAAAGCCCCGGCGATGCCCGCCACCGCTGCTCCCGCTGTCACCCCGAGGATCACCGCCAGGGGGTGGATCTTCACTGTGGGCCCTGTCAGCCACGGCTGCAGAACGTGGCTTTCGAGCTGTTGGACGACGATGACGATCCCGAGCATGATCAGGCCGTGCACCCACCCGTTGAAGAGCAGCGCCAAGCCCACCGCGACCGCTCCGCCCACGATCGCTCCGACGAACGGCACGAAGGCACCGAGGAAGACCACCATGGCGATCGGCACCGCCAAGGGGACGCCGAGGATCAGAGCACCCACTCCGATTCCGATCGCATCGCTGGCCGCGACGACGAGCTGGATCCGAATGAAGTTCGTCAGCGTCTTCCAACCGGCCTCACCGGCCGCGAAGATCCGCGCATGCGCCTTCTTCGGCCAGATGTTGACGACCCAGGTCCAGATGCCGCGCCCGTCGATGAGCGCGAAGAGGGTGACGAACAGGATGATGATGACGCCTTCGATGACATGAGCCGCCGTCGTGCCCACCTCGGCGGCACCGGAGCCGAGACCGGCGGCGTTGTCCTGCAGCCACTTCCCCGAGGAATCGACGAGATCATTGAGTTTGGCTTCGGTGAGTCCGAACGGCTGCGTGGCCAAGAGCTGCTTCGCCGCGTCCAGGGTCGTCGCCACCTGCTTCTGGATCTCAGGTATCTCACTTCTGATCTGAAAGGTGATGAGGAGGACGAGCCCGGCCAACAGGCCGAGGACGACCACCCAGACGGTGACCACCGCCAACCATTTCGGCCACCGATGCCGCAGCAGGAACGTCGACATGGGGACCAGGAGGGCAGAGAGCACGAGGCCGGCCAGGAATGGAACGACGATCTGTGCGACCTGCAGTGCCACGAAGATCGCGACTGTGATTCCCGCGATGATCACCAGCAGGTATCCGGTGAAACGGGCACCTAGTTTGAGTCCCTCGGGTATCGGGTCATCGCGATTCGGAGGCGCGTTCAATGGACCTTCTGTCATGGACCAACACTAATGCCGCGAGCCGCACAGTGGGTGGGCCATTCTGTTCTGGTCCGCCGGCACGGGCGAGACGGGCTACGGTCAGCGGCTTCCGAGGAAAATCCGAAGATGTACTAAAAGTGAATTACTACGGTGTTCCGATGACCAGATTGCGACGTTGGCCCTACACCTTTGCCATGGCTCTCGCTCTCCTCGTCGGAGCGGTCGCCATGTTCTCCTCCCTCTACCTCGATCTCCCGTTGCGGGATCCCGACGGTTTCCTCGGACCCTCATACATTCGGTTGCCCTTGTTGGCTCTCGGATTCATCGGCGGCGGTCTGGTCGTGGAAGCAGTGAGGCGAAACGGGTGGCGGAATCTGCCGACGACCATCGCCGACATCGCCCGGAAGGAGTGGAACACCCACCGGCTGCTGTGCATCGGCGCCGGACTGCTGAGCTTCTACATCTGCTACGTCGCCTATCGCAATCTCAAGAGCGTGCTGCCGGTGTACCGCGAAGGCACCCTCTTCGATCGGCAGCTGTTCCGGCTCGACAACTGGCTCAGCTTCGGACACACCCCGTCGGTGTTGCTGCACGATCTCCTCGGCACCGGCATCGCGGCGAACTTCCTGTCCATCGCCTACCTCGCCTACCTTCCGGCCATCCCGATCACCCTCGGCGGGTTCCTCGTGCTCAACCGCAATCACAGAATCGGCGCCTGGCTCGCGACGACGTTGAGCCTCAATTGGGTTCTCGGCACGGTCAGCTACTACCTCCTGCCCTCGGTCGGACCGGTGTTCAGCC encodes:
- a CDS encoding choice-of-anchor G family protein, with product MSKLRKGHVPVRKAAVGTAAAATALGLTVMATAPGAAAVNPDPNEDAEALGQLVQSDLLDEQLVDAAGAYSSFPSNPEEAKTPLNAEALNAVDLDLGNGVSLPVVSEPGGDGLLELGEAGALNSYGYAPSADSAKASAGAVGEDGALNLDDINNGAYGNANVNLTQVLSQAGLDGVTDQIVDELSLELGAVASTAEAKGSDEATSEYAVADGILTVSSPAVGDLSDSLNKVVDGTSGTLEDVIAKEGLADKLGNAGINVKTGLADIELGGENTTVNVEAQDALNSVVENVVNEKLEDKSGIVSIDLKNGDIKIDLAKVVKGENGEDLNSLDPNTQVLTSETIGKITDAVADALGSLSGKLNETLKDALNDVRVEVSLPAKATAVGVPAADGKVNIDATLGQLAGTGEGDPKVTTDLKLAGIDVGELLNSITGPLLEKLTAVTKPLIGPILDATADEVSGNVTEIVDPLLSDLDPVFEGLNQVVDLTINEQPTKRDPAEDSNVKGTDSDGFTVNAVSLELLPNTGGTQTQAANAVADINLASSSVRATAADDAPGDDSATADADDSASATADADDSASADANDSASATADADDSTSADANDAASATADANDAASASADADDAAAANDSANASADADDSASATADADDSASASDDANAAASSNDEANASADSDVNANASAAVDGGGDLPRTGANGTLALGGLAALLVAGGAVAVYMTRRHRAGL
- a CDS encoding deoxyguanosinetriphosphate triphosphohydrolase family protein; the encoded protein is MERQRFHLSGGRDRNVAEEARPGEDEFRVDIERIRFSPFFSRLASVTQVIPQAGSGTVIHNRLTHSLKVSAVARSIAITLNNADEATRDTVSRLGGCDPVVVQAAAAAHDLGHPPFGHLGEKELDRVSRQVLRLDDGFEGNAQTFRILTALDSCEATARGLNLTRAVRAAVLKYPWERGEWFGDRASSAARMPRGVGDDVGEGAMKFSAYATELEEMADVLSAFPAIEKYQQTLECAVMDVADDIAYAVHDLDDFYRSNVLQYTAVSAELGRWLRDCRELAALDSSELDRRRPGHALEAIRRHTQEKDPWIASEEAFRESVERVNRDLVEGLLGVPYDGGLEADRAVTGFTRRWIDRLQASIVVDPDPHVRSGHVRLSQEAWHDVVVLKFVHSRFVLERSDLAVYQRGQTRIIASLVEGFHEWLLDPDEATRIPRRLVDSVEAATQEYSDLYARNPSALGQEGAAGIVRRGRARAVVDYIASFTDAQAMSVNALITGASDEPWEAGRGL
- a CDS encoding peptidyl-tRNA hydrolase, with amino-acid sequence MTEHMRRHETDHDIPWSLPIVVRRSKAAIARHIDVLEATSRAVVTFLDDPRSQPGGDWNEAVEYWRDGAIRKVVRRGDGKKLEDARALGCVSVTFGGTDDFAPAEALVFAPGPVEPLPTELKKLQVGGTEFPDEGESSIPAAEAVVTIELSPELTLTTGKAAAQCGHAAQLAFEQMPDDVRDRWRESGFSLRVQTATKDAWAANDQQISVIDAGFTEVDGPTETVRARW
- a CDS encoding alpha/beta hydrolase fold domain-containing protein, with the protein product MTVDPALTEALLATIPADIVASMSPQMREVMAVQATRADECRKAGEDFASAAGDLSPAARSLAAKRAEYRTERTLWNEGGPTMARTDDHHIRTAGIDVPIRIHRPSIEAALPGLLFLHGGGFSLGDLDTHDRIMRVLAAAGGFAVIGVDYSLSPEVKFPQALHECAGVVDHLAGHGEDLGIDGTRLAISGDSAGAVLTLGAGLLLRDEPETIGASPASFSALRALLPIYGSHGLIDSASRRLYGGDWDGMGIHDLSNLLDDYLPTPEDEHSPFVAHLTADLSGLPPVFVAAAGLDPLRDDCRALARTLQRAGNDVRFEEYPHVLHSFLHFGRILDDTTTVLHNAAAFAAHHLN
- a CDS encoding YihY/virulence factor BrkB family protein codes for the protein MEIVRGALRRLRDDECLDRAAGLSFYALLSAAPAILAMVSLLGVVGEAESTTKAVLSLVHGVSAEAASAIRPLIVELTESSSAGVTLIGSLLLAIWSSSKYIGALGRALNAVYRVEETRPYWKFKPLMLLMTVVTLIVLAALGLLLVLSGPIAETLGELIGMGATALLIWNVVRWPVFVFFVMLLIALLYYVTPNVRRSKFRWVSLGAFVAMFVLLAVSACFVLYINNFSSYNVTYGSIGGVIVGLVWVWMVNLSLLLGAEFDAEIERERQRQSDGDADVLFRRPTGGGRSDRGSQGRPADRTHGSQGRPADRSHSNSGPRNQATGR
- a CDS encoding AI-2E family transporter: MTEGPLNAPPNRDDPIPEGLKLGARFTGYLLVIIAGITVAIFVALQVAQIVVPFLAGLVLSALLVPMSTFLLRHRWPKWLAVVTVWVVVLGLLAGLVLLITFQIRSEIPEIQKQVATTLDAAKQLLATQPFGLTEAKLNDLVDSSGKWLQDNAAGLGSGAAEVGTTAAHVIEGVIIILFVTLFALIDGRGIWTWVVNIWPKKAHARIFAAGEAGWKTLTNFIRIQLVVAASDAIGIGVGALILGVPLAVPIAMVVFLGAFVPFVGAIVGGAVAVGLALLFNGWVHGLIMLGIVIVVQQLESHVLQPWLTGPTVKIHPLAVILGVTAGAAVAGIAGAFFSVPVIATLNAMIHTAKDYRVGQR
- a CDS encoding phosphatase PAP2 family protein produces the protein MALALLVGAVAMFSSLYLDLPLRDPDGFLGPSYIRLPLLALGFIGGGLVVEAVRRNGWRNLPTTIADIARKEWNTHRLLCIGAGLLSFYICYVAYRNLKSVLPVYREGTLFDRQLFRLDNWLSFGHTPSVLLHDLLGTGIAANFLSIAYLAYLPAIPITLGGFLVLNRNHRIGAWLATTLSLNWVLGTVSYYLLPSVGPVFSHPEAYRALPDTGVSQLQESLIDTRLAYLSNPIGSDSIQGVAAFASLHVSVTFAAALFMTLTKQKRIVQTITWVFFAVTVVATLYFGWHYILDDIAGIGIGWASVAIGAWATGRRRPRRKPTVPVLAESESTVPGTVPSSMPDTEAASLEPLDAVPDTASELSTDERLGRPA